A genome region from Manihot esculenta cultivar AM560-2 chromosome 5, M.esculenta_v8, whole genome shotgun sequence includes the following:
- the LOC110614926 gene encoding uncharacterized protein LOC110614926: protein MDSNELVSSSSFGIKKEEEVENKGGWRCVLALPAIRRSEMEENDMIIKGREKIGIVVTKVIDGRRHMGSVVAFDAAAKCFKVEYDDGNYENVDQNEFDAIVAPPFLVKAYFNDLYARDNKKGEETGTIITQGNYFSSEANEERRKRARRGSN, encoded by the exons atggactcaaatgaactGGTGAGCTCTTCATCTTTTGGCATTAAAAAGGAAGAGGAAGTGGAGAATAAAGGAGGCTGGAGATGTGTTCTTGCCTTGCCGGCTATAAGGAGATCCGAGATGGAA GAAAATGACATGATTATTAAAGGAAGAGAAAAGATTGGAATTGTTGTAACTAAAGTGATTGATGGTCGGAGACACATGGGCAGTGTTGTAGCCTTTGATGCTGCCGCTAAATGCTTCAAG GTGGAGTATGATGATGGCAACTATGAGAATGTTGATCAAAATGAATTTGATGCAATTGTCGCCCCTCCTTTTCTTGTTAAGGCTTATTTCAATGATTTGTATGCTAG GGATAATAAGAAGGGGGAAGAGACAGGAACAATAATCACCCAAGGAAACTACTTTTCAAGTGAAGCAAATGAGGAAAGGAGGAAGAGAGCAAGGAGAGGGAGCAATTAA